A stretch of Longimicrobium sp. DNA encodes these proteins:
- a CDS encoding TetR/AcrR family transcriptional regulator, translated as MSDGDPIHAPRQARSRQTLAKLLDAAEAVLAEEGLEGATVPAIAGRAGLSVGVVYRRFPDKDALMRAVFARFFERRREENAAKLAPELWAGVPPERAVELLIRGIVAGYRQNRRLLGALLRYAEGHPDAGFRRRADEMNASTLEQVARLVLERRERVGHPAPGPAVRFALLTVGLVLKGVLLADPPPPRIFLDESLSLEDELTRMVLGYLGLESEEGG; from the coding sequence GTGAGCGACGGCGATCCGATCCACGCGCCCCGGCAGGCGCGCAGCCGCCAGACGCTGGCGAAGCTGCTGGACGCGGCCGAGGCGGTGCTGGCCGAGGAGGGGCTTGAGGGCGCGACGGTGCCGGCGATCGCCGGCCGCGCGGGGCTCTCGGTGGGGGTGGTCTACCGGCGCTTCCCCGACAAGGACGCGCTGATGCGGGCCGTCTTCGCCCGCTTCTTCGAGCGCCGGCGCGAGGAGAACGCGGCGAAGCTGGCGCCGGAGCTGTGGGCGGGGGTGCCGCCGGAGCGCGCGGTGGAGCTGCTGATCCGCGGCATCGTGGCCGGCTACCGGCAGAACCGGCGGCTGCTGGGCGCGCTCCTGCGCTACGCCGAGGGCCACCCCGACGCCGGGTTCCGCCGCCGCGCCGACGAGATGAACGCGAGCACGCTGGAGCAGGTGGCCCGCCTGGTGCTCGAGCGCCGCGAGCGCGTCGGCCACCCCGCGCCCGGGCCGGCGGTCCGCTTCGCGCTGCTGACCGTGGGGCTGGTGCTCAAGGGCGTCCTCCTGGCCGACCCGCCCCCGCCGCGCATCTTCCTCGACGAAAGCCTCTCGCTGGAAGACGAGCTGACCCGCATGGTGCTCGGCTACCTGGGCCTGGAGAGCGAGGAGGGCGGTTGA
- a CDS encoding carboxypeptidase regulatory-like domain-containing protein: MTARALLLAAALALLALARPALAQTVRGELVERGSGRPIPGALVLLLDARGARANTALTRADGRFTLRAPRAGTYTLRAERVGFRSVTSAPLALGVDQTVAYRLQGDEETVSLRGITARSGRRCRARPGSGQATAVLWEEARKAIAATAHAAEERLLRYDLQLFERETSPAGLVVADERRQVSGQARTPFHATGVDTLARHGFVRVDGDSLVYDAPDAQVLLSDEFLEHHCFRVEESAEHPGWIGLAFEPVRARRVAEVAGVLWLERATAELKLLQYRYVRLPGRMPDDAARGRVEFERLPTGQWIVRRWAIRMPQYALAAAFPELRGARGPAEGAVTTRLLSVREAGGEVASASIREAAAAGQGPRVGRVTGVVWDSVAGRPLAGARVYLSGTGWADTTDAEGRFELPGVAEGRYTLSYGHPALAHWGATAAPALVEVRPDTAARAELGLPSLTTLAATHCTPEDLRWMECSRGVVMGVVTVDGVPRRGVRVRYTYAWKEPGWTAVSYPYVEVDTDENGFYAACRLPTGMRLRLQVRHGDGIWREQVIFHRLIARYDIRVPANVVERAPGESRR, translated from the coding sequence ATGACCGCGCGCGCTCTCCTCCTCGCCGCCGCCCTCGCCCTCCTCGCCCTCGCGCGCCCGGCGCTCGCGCAGACCGTCCGTGGCGAGCTGGTGGAGCGGGGGAGCGGGCGGCCGATCCCGGGCGCGCTGGTGCTCCTGCTGGACGCTCGCGGCGCGCGCGCGAACACCGCGCTCACCCGCGCGGACGGGCGCTTCACGCTGCGGGCGCCGCGCGCGGGCACCTACACCCTGCGCGCGGAGCGGGTGGGCTTCCGCAGCGTCACTTCGGCGCCGCTCGCGCTGGGCGTCGACCAGACGGTCGCCTACCGGCTGCAGGGCGACGAGGAGACCGTGTCGCTGCGGGGGATCACCGCGCGCAGCGGCCGCCGCTGCCGCGCCCGCCCCGGCTCCGGGCAGGCCACCGCCGTGCTCTGGGAGGAGGCGCGCAAGGCGATCGCGGCGACGGCGCACGCGGCCGAGGAGCGGCTCCTGCGCTACGACCTGCAGCTCTTCGAGCGCGAGACGTCGCCCGCCGGCCTGGTGGTGGCGGACGAGCGCCGGCAGGTCTCCGGCCAGGCCCGCACCCCGTTCCACGCCACCGGCGTCGACACCCTGGCGCGCCACGGCTTCGTGCGCGTGGACGGCGACTCGCTGGTGTACGACGCGCCCGACGCGCAGGTGCTCCTCTCCGACGAGTTCCTGGAGCACCATTGCTTCCGGGTGGAGGAGAGCGCCGAGCACCCGGGGTGGATCGGGCTGGCCTTCGAGCCCGTGCGCGCGCGGCGGGTGGCCGAGGTGGCGGGCGTGCTCTGGCTGGAGCGCGCCACGGCGGAGCTCAAGCTGCTGCAGTACCGCTACGTGCGCCTCCCCGGCCGCATGCCGGACGACGCCGCCCGCGGCCGGGTGGAGTTCGAGCGCCTCCCCACGGGCCAGTGGATCGTGCGCCGCTGGGCGATCCGCATGCCGCAGTACGCCCTCGCCGCCGCGTTTCCCGAGCTGCGCGGCGCCCGCGGCCCCGCCGAGGGGGCCGTGACCACGCGGCTCCTCTCCGTGCGCGAGGCGGGCGGCGAGGTGGCCTCCGCCTCGATCCGCGAGGCGGCGGCCGCGGGGCAGGGGCCGCGGGTGGGGCGGGTGACGGGAGTGGTCTGGGACAGCGTCGCCGGGCGGCCGCTGGCGGGCGCGCGCGTCTACCTCTCCGGCACCGGGTGGGCCGACACCACCGACGCCGAGGGAAGGTTCGAGCTCCCCGGCGTGGCCGAGGGGCGCTACACCCTCTCCTACGGGCACCCGGCGCTCGCCCACTGGGGCGCGACGGCCGCCCCGGCGCTGGTGGAGGTGCGGCCCGACACCGCCGCCCGCGCCGAGCTGGGCCTCCCCTCGCTCACGACGCTGGCGGCCACGCACTGCACGCCCGAGGACCTGCGCTGGATGGAGTGCTCGCGCGGCGTGGTGATGGGCGTGGTGACCGTGGACGGCGTCCCCCGGCGCGGCGTGCGGGTGCGCTACACCTACGCCTGGAAGGAGCCCGGCTGGACCGCGGTGAGCTACCCGTACGTCGAGGTGGATACGGACGAGAACGGCTTCTACGCGGCGTGCCGCCTCCCCACCGGGATGCGGCTCCGGCTGCAGGTGCGGCACGGCGACGGGATCTGGCGCGAGCAGGTGATCTTCCACCGCCTCATCGCGCGCTACGACATCCGCGTCCCCGCCAACGTCGTCGAGCGCGCTCCCGGCGAATCACGGCGCTGA
- a CDS encoding carboxypeptidase regulatory-like domain-containing protein, producing the protein MRCALLLAALALLLPRAAAAQVVRGEVVERGSGRPVAAALVVLLDAGGARRGAALTGQDGRFELRAPSAGTYTLRAERVGYRSIASPPLALAAGQTLEYRLESGAEAVTLEGITARGTRRCRPRPGAAQATAVLWEEARKALSAAAHVYDAELLDFDLVLYRRDLHPASLSVESDERERRSGQARTPFASQPVEYLSRHGFVREEGDSTVFDAPDAHVLLSDLFLDDHCFRVEEDEEHAGMVGLAFEPVPARHRTPEVAGVLWLDRRTAELRRLEYRYVNLPAPLMSAGAGGRVEFERLPTGKWIVSRWWIRMPIFGRTAEIGRISGGREPILARFGSELRWIREGGGEVVSTSVREAGRTGGAAGAQRAAAGAGRISGVVWDSLGGGPAAGARVFLSGTQWSAVADSAGRFVLDGVPEGRYTASFAHPALAAWGAVPGSSPVEVRAGEEGRVALGTPSRATRVARACPAGEPERFPGVVMGVVTREGRPQARVKVALTWRGYNVVSGSVFTRSTGMEAETDDNGFYAVCGLPTDLELHVEVASAGATFRDRLSLRGQPFARHDIRLDASRNGP; encoded by the coding sequence ATGCGCTGCGCCCTCCTCCTCGCCGCCCTCGCGCTCCTCCTCCCCCGCGCGGCCGCCGCCCAGGTGGTCCGCGGCGAGGTGGTGGAGCGCGGGAGCGGCCGTCCGGTGGCCGCGGCGCTGGTGGTGCTGCTGGACGCGGGCGGCGCGCGGCGGGGGGCCGCCCTCACCGGGCAGGACGGCCGCTTCGAGCTGCGCGCGCCCTCCGCCGGCACCTACACCCTGCGCGCCGAGCGCGTCGGCTACCGCAGCATCGCCTCGCCCCCGCTCGCGCTCGCCGCCGGGCAGACGCTCGAGTACCGGCTGGAGAGCGGCGCCGAGGCGGTGACGCTGGAGGGGATCACGGCGCGGGGCACCCGCCGCTGCCGCCCGCGCCCCGGCGCCGCCCAGGCCACCGCGGTGCTCTGGGAAGAGGCCCGCAAGGCGCTCTCGGCCGCGGCGCACGTGTACGACGCGGAGCTGCTGGACTTCGACCTGGTCCTCTACCGGCGCGACCTGCACCCCGCCTCGCTCTCCGTGGAGAGCGACGAGCGCGAGCGGCGCTCGGGGCAGGCGCGCACCCCCTTCGCCAGCCAGCCGGTGGAGTACCTCTCGCGCCACGGTTTCGTGCGCGAGGAGGGCGACTCCACCGTCTTCGACGCGCCCGACGCGCACGTGCTCCTCTCGGACCTCTTCCTGGACGACCACTGCTTCCGCGTGGAGGAAGACGAGGAGCACGCGGGGATGGTGGGGCTCGCCTTCGAGCCGGTGCCAGCGCGGCACCGCACGCCCGAGGTGGCGGGGGTGCTGTGGCTGGACCGCAGGACGGCGGAGCTGCGGCGGCTGGAGTACCGCTACGTGAACCTCCCGGCCCCGCTGATGAGCGCGGGCGCCGGCGGGCGGGTGGAGTTCGAACGGCTCCCCACGGGGAAGTGGATCGTGAGCCGCTGGTGGATCCGTATGCCGATCTTCGGGCGCACGGCCGAGATCGGGCGGATCAGCGGCGGGCGCGAGCCGATCCTGGCGCGCTTCGGGAGCGAGCTGCGGTGGATCCGCGAGGGGGGCGGCGAGGTGGTCTCCACCTCCGTCCGCGAGGCGGGGAGGACGGGCGGCGCGGCGGGGGCGCAGCGCGCCGCGGCGGGCGCGGGGCGGATCTCCGGGGTGGTGTGGGACAGCCTGGGCGGGGGCCCGGCGGCCGGCGCGCGCGTCTTCCTCTCCGGCACGCAGTGGTCCGCCGTGGCCGACTCGGCGGGCCGCTTCGTGCTGGACGGGGTCCCCGAGGGGCGCTACACCGCCTCCTTCGCGCACCCCGCGCTCGCCGCGTGGGGCGCCGTGCCGGGGTCGTCGCCCGTGGAAGTGCGCGCGGGAGAGGAGGGCCGGGTGGCGCTCGGCACCCCGTCGCGGGCGACGCGGGTCGCGCGCGCCTGCCCGGCCGGGGAGCCGGAGCGCTTCCCGGGCGTGGTGATGGGCGTCGTCACGCGCGAGGGGCGCCCCCAGGCCCGGGTGAAGGTGGCGCTCACCTGGCGCGGGTACAACGTCGTGTCCGGCTCCGTGTTCACCCGGTCCACGGGGATGGAGGCGGAGACGGACGACAACGGCTTCTACGCCGTCTGCGGCCTCCCCACCGACCTGGAGCTCCACGTGGAGGTGGCGAGCGCCGGCGCCACCTTCCGCGACCGCCTGAGCCTCCGGGGCCAGCCCTTCGCCCGCCACGACATCCGCCTGGACGCCTCGCGGAACGGGCCGTGA
- a CDS encoding DUF5683 domain-containing protein → MTQPPWRRLAILLPLAVLALAAPARAQVTPDTARPLQVRDTTPAARRDTAQRRYRISPRGAFLRSLVLPGWGQSAIGAPGRGAVYFGLEAGSLWMVYKSDRKLQESRRRDGALREQGLLEEGQVSGLTRDRRAQREDWITLSVFWLFFSGADAFVAAHLRDFDEHVNVEPAPTGGLQLEASIPVGNE, encoded by the coding sequence ATGACCCAGCCTCCGTGGCGCCGCCTGGCGATCCTGCTTCCGCTGGCCGTGCTGGCCCTGGCGGCGCCCGCGCGCGCGCAGGTGACGCCCGACACCGCGCGCCCGCTGCAGGTGCGCGACACCACGCCGGCCGCGCGGCGCGACACGGCGCAGCGGCGCTACCGCATCTCGCCGCGCGGGGCGTTCCTGCGCTCGCTGGTGCTGCCGGGGTGGGGGCAGTCGGCCATCGGCGCGCCGGGGCGGGGGGCGGTCTACTTCGGGCTGGAGGCGGGGAGCCTGTGGATGGTCTACAAGTCCGACCGCAAGCTCCAGGAGTCGCGCCGCCGCGACGGCGCGCTGCGCGAGCAGGGGCTGCTGGAGGAGGGGCAGGTGAGCGGCCTCACGCGCGACCGCCGCGCCCAGCGCGAGGACTGGATCACCCTGTCGGTGTTCTGGCTCTTCTTCTCGGGCGCCGACGCCTTCGTGGCCGCCCACCTGCGCGACTTCGACGAGCACGTGAACGTGGAGCCCGCCCCCACCGGCGGCCTGCAGCTCGAGGCCAGCATCCCCGTGGGCAATGAGTGA
- the murI gene encoding glutamate racemase, with translation MSELAAPVAIFDSGIGGLSVAREIRGALPSEHLLYVADHAYVPYGGRTTEEVRARTLAAGRWLEAQGAKVLVVACNTASGAALEHLREHLGIPVVGLEPAVKPAVALSKAGRVGVMATVGTLASERYARLVENYGDGARVVPQPCPGLADLIEDGHLDGDELKAALVPLTEPLRREGVDVVVLGCTHYPFVRDAIAAALGPDVRIIDSAPAIARRVRQVLAEAGALAAGGEGSLRLLTTGDPAEVAPVVARVWGSPLPVAHVDVTEPAPAR, from the coding sequence ATGAGTGAGCTCGCCGCGCCCGTCGCCATCTTCGACTCCGGGATCGGTGGCCTGAGCGTCGCCCGGGAGATCCGGGGCGCCCTGCCGTCCGAGCACCTCCTCTACGTGGCCGACCACGCCTACGTCCCCTACGGCGGCCGCACGACCGAGGAGGTGCGCGCGCGCACGCTGGCCGCCGGGCGCTGGCTGGAGGCGCAGGGCGCCAAGGTCCTGGTCGTCGCCTGCAACACCGCCTCGGGCGCCGCGCTGGAGCACCTGCGCGAGCACCTGGGGATCCCCGTCGTGGGCCTGGAGCCGGCCGTGAAGCCCGCCGTCGCCCTGTCGAAGGCGGGCCGCGTGGGGGTGATGGCGACGGTGGGGACGCTGGCCTCCGAGCGCTACGCCCGGCTCGTCGAAAACTACGGCGACGGCGCGCGGGTGGTCCCGCAGCCCTGCCCCGGCCTGGCCGACCTGATCGAGGACGGCCACCTGGACGGCGACGAGCTGAAGGCCGCCCTGGTCCCGCTCACCGAGCCGCTCCGGCGCGAGGGGGTGGACGTGGTGGTGCTCGGCTGCACGCACTACCCGTTCGTGCGCGACGCCATCGCCGCCGCGCTGGGGCCCGACGTGCGCATCATCGACAGCGCCCCGGCCATCGCCCGCCGCGTCCGCCAGGTGCTCGCCGAGGCCGGCGCCCTGGCGGCGGGCGGCGAGGGGTCGCTCCGCCTCCTCACCACGGGCGACCCCGCCGAGGTCGCCCCCGTGGTCGCCCGCGTCTGGGGCTCCCCCCTCCCCGTCGCGCACGTGGACGTCACGGAGCCCGCCCCGGCGCGATAG
- the mutL gene encoding DNA mismatch repair endonuclease MutL has translation MPRRIHVLPDKLANQIAAGEVVERPASVVKELVENALDAGAARVEITIRNGGKTEIRVADDGHGMGREDALLSVDRHATSKIRSEADLAAIRTLGFRGEALPSIASVSRLALETAERDGDGTRVLVVAGQMAGVEDCARRRGTTVTVRSLFFNVPARAKFLRSTAAENRAVSEVVTTLALASPQVAFTLDGGGRDVLTLPAAATTAERVAAIWGGDAADELISVAHREGSVAVTGLVQRPHASRPGARRTYLFVNGRAFGDRALVRAADRAYRTTIPQGVYPSLFLFLEVPDGEVDVNVHPAKAEVRFRDRIGVERAVEAGIRAALAGLESTPAIGARAAAAVSVSSATGEPVRYGLEPGYGAGVVREPRAAGFSTTASAQAVAAPGSPESQMTLFVAGGGAAPAEAGAPAAAPTVLREDGLFGGQPMMWQVHNTYILAETRSGLILVDQHSAHERVLYEEIVRGFDSGDVASQRLLFPITLRLSPAEYDIVEQVRGVLERAGFEVEPFGGRAIIVHSVPNPHPYFDAERCLREVIAELAEGSPLVDSARTQHQRIALSMACKGAIKAGQKLTQREMSELFDRLFATELPYHDIHGRPTVIQLSLTELHRRFGRSA, from the coding sequence ATGCCGCGCCGGATCCACGTCCTCCCCGACAAGCTCGCCAACCAGATCGCCGCCGGGGAGGTGGTCGAGCGTCCCGCGTCGGTGGTCAAGGAACTGGTGGAGAACGCGCTCGACGCGGGCGCCGCGCGGGTGGAGATCACGATCCGGAACGGCGGGAAGACGGAGATCCGCGTGGCCGACGACGGGCACGGGATGGGTCGCGAGGACGCCCTCCTCTCCGTCGACCGCCACGCCACCAGCAAGATCCGGAGCGAGGCCGACCTGGCCGCCATCCGCACGCTGGGCTTCCGCGGCGAGGCGCTCCCCTCCATCGCCTCGGTGTCGCGGCTGGCGCTGGAGACCGCCGAGCGCGACGGCGACGGCACCCGCGTGCTGGTCGTCGCCGGGCAGATGGCGGGCGTGGAAGACTGCGCGCGGCGGCGGGGCACCACCGTCACCGTGCGGAGCCTCTTCTTCAACGTCCCCGCCCGGGCCAAGTTCCTGCGCTCCACCGCGGCCGAGAACCGCGCCGTGAGCGAGGTGGTGACCACGCTGGCGCTCGCCTCGCCGCAGGTGGCGTTCACGCTGGACGGCGGCGGGCGCGACGTGCTCACCCTCCCCGCGGCCGCCACCACGGCCGAGCGCGTGGCCGCCATCTGGGGCGGCGACGCGGCCGACGAGCTGATCTCCGTGGCGCACCGCGAGGGCTCCGTGGCCGTCACCGGGCTGGTGCAGCGCCCCCACGCCTCGCGCCCCGGCGCCCGGCGCACGTACCTCTTCGTCAACGGCCGCGCCTTCGGCGACCGGGCGCTGGTGCGCGCCGCCGACCGAGCGTACCGCACCACCATCCCGCAGGGCGTCTACCCCTCGCTCTTCCTCTTCCTGGAGGTCCCCGACGGCGAGGTGGACGTGAACGTGCACCCCGCCAAGGCCGAGGTGCGCTTCCGCGACCGCATCGGCGTGGAGCGCGCCGTGGAGGCGGGGATCCGCGCCGCCCTGGCCGGGCTGGAGAGCACCCCGGCCATCGGCGCGCGCGCCGCCGCGGCCGTCTCCGTCTCCTCCGCCACCGGCGAGCCCGTGCGCTACGGGCTGGAGCCCGGCTACGGCGCCGGCGTGGTGCGCGAGCCGCGCGCGGCCGGCTTCTCCACCACCGCGTCCGCCCAGGCGGTCGCCGCGCCCGGATCGCCCGAGTCGCAGATGACGCTCTTCGTCGCCGGCGGCGGCGCGGCTCCGGCGGAGGCGGGCGCTCCCGCGGCGGCGCCGACGGTGCTGCGCGAGGACGGGCTGTTCGGCGGGCAGCCGATGATGTGGCAGGTGCACAACACCTACATCCTGGCCGAGACGAGGAGCGGGCTGATCCTGGTGGACCAGCACTCGGCCCACGAGCGGGTGCTGTACGAGGAGATCGTGCGCGGCTTCGACTCGGGCGACGTGGCCAGCCAGCGCCTTCTCTTCCCGATCACGCTGCGGCTCTCCCCGGCCGAGTACGACATCGTGGAGCAGGTGCGCGGGGTGCTGGAGCGCGCGGGCTTCGAGGTGGAGCCGTTCGGGGGGCGGGCGATCATCGTGCACTCCGTCCCCAACCCGCACCCGTACTTCGACGCCGAGCGCTGCCTGCGCGAGGTGATCGCCGAGCTGGCCGAGGGCTCGCCGCTGGTGGACTCGGCGCGGACGCAGCACCAGCGGATCGCGCTGTCGATGGCGTGCAAGGGCGCCATCAAGGCCGGCCAGAAGCTGACCCAGCGGGAGATGAGCGAGCTCTTCGACCGCCTCTTCGCCACCGAGCTCCCCTACCACGACATCCACGGCCGCCCCACGGTGATCCAGCTCTCGCTGACCGAGCTGCACCGGCGGTTCGGGCGGAGTGCGTGA
- the miaA gene encoding tRNA (adenosine(37)-N6)-dimethylallyltransferase MiaA: MFDALAIVGPTSSGKTALSIEVARRLDGEVVSMDSRSVYRGMDVGTAKPTPEERGGVPHHGIDIAEPSERFNAGRWARYAREKIAEIRARGRVPMLVGGSGFFLRALTDPIFHEPELDPERRARLAERMEEMPDEELHRWLAALDPDAAERLRRWGGRQRLTRALEVPLLTGRPLSWWHRSSPPEAPGVPVLAFILDVPRELLFERIGRRVDEMVRLGLVEEVRDLVARYGEEAPGLNAHGYAELIPYLRGERTLAEALELVRRNTRAYTKRQETWNRRQLPPGSVRLDATRPREELVEEIVRRWNESARSPVPGAR, translated from the coding sequence ATGTTCGACGCCCTCGCCATCGTCGGCCCCACCTCGTCGGGGAAGACCGCGCTCTCCATCGAGGTCGCGCGGCGGCTGGACGGCGAGGTGGTCTCGATGGACTCGCGCTCCGTCTACCGGGGGATGGACGTCGGCACCGCCAAGCCGACGCCCGAGGAGCGCGGCGGCGTCCCGCACCACGGCATCGACATCGCCGAGCCGTCGGAGCGCTTCAACGCCGGCCGCTGGGCGCGCTACGCGCGGGAGAAGATCGCCGAGATCCGCGCCCGCGGCCGCGTCCCGATGCTGGTGGGCGGGAGCGGCTTCTTCCTGCGCGCGCTCACCGACCCGATCTTCCACGAGCCGGAGCTGGACCCCGAGCGCCGCGCGCGCCTGGCGGAGCGGATGGAGGAGATGCCCGACGAGGAGCTGCACCGCTGGCTGGCGGCGCTCGACCCCGACGCGGCGGAGCGGCTGCGCCGCTGGGGCGGCCGCCAGCGCCTGACCCGCGCGCTGGAGGTGCCGCTGCTCACCGGCCGCCCGCTCTCGTGGTGGCACAGGAGCTCGCCGCCCGAGGCGCCGGGCGTGCCGGTGCTCGCCTTCATCCTGGACGTGCCGCGCGAGCTCCTCTTCGAGAGGATCGGCCGCCGGGTGGACGAGATGGTGCGGCTGGGGCTGGTGGAGGAGGTGCGGGATCTGGTGGCCCGCTACGGCGAGGAGGCTCCCGGCCTCAACGCCCACGGCTACGCCGAGCTGATCCCCTACCTGCGCGGCGAGCGGACGCTTGCAGAGGCGCTGGAGCTGGTGCGCCGGAACACCCGCGCCTACACGAAGCGCCAGGAGACCTGGAACCGCAGGCAGCTCCCCCCCGGCTCCGTCCGCCTCGACGCCACCCGCCCGCGCGAGGAGCTGGTCGAAGAGATCGTGCGGCGCTGGAACGAAAGTGCCCGGTCCCCAGTGCCCGGTGCCCGGTAA
- the bshA gene encoding N-acetyl-alpha-D-glucosaminyl L-malate synthase BshA, with product MKIGITCYPTYGGSGAIATELGIALAERGHEIHFISYAQPFRLPHFMERVFFHEVEMVHYPLFEHNNYSLTLAAVMHETVARQGLDLLHVHYAIPHATSAWIAKEMLGPGHPLKIVTTLHGTDITLIGQERNFWEITRFSIQKSDGITSVSDYLKSETVDAFQVSADDIEVIPNFVDPEAYNRQRYPCWKTAFLRDGEKLVLHVSNFRPVKRVRDVVRIFARLTREVPSRLVFVGDGPERPEAADEARLQGVTDRVVFLGKQDSVAEIMACADLLLLPSQNESFGLVALEAMASGVPVVATTAGGLPEVVDSGETGYLGPVGGVEEMAEGAIEILRDPARWRAMSEAARVSAVERYGVERVIPQYERYYERILAGAPKEEPALVPAD from the coding sequence ATGAAGATCGGCATCACCTGCTACCCCACCTACGGCGGCTCGGGCGCCATCGCCACCGAGCTGGGGATCGCGCTGGCCGAGCGCGGGCACGAGATCCACTTCATCTCGTACGCGCAGCCGTTCCGCCTCCCCCACTTCATGGAGCGCGTCTTCTTCCACGAAGTGGAGATGGTGCACTACCCGCTCTTCGAGCACAACAACTACTCGCTCACCCTGGCGGCGGTGATGCACGAGACCGTGGCGCGCCAGGGGCTGGACCTGCTGCACGTGCACTACGCCATCCCGCACGCCACCAGCGCCTGGATCGCCAAGGAGATGCTGGGGCCCGGGCACCCGCTCAAGATCGTCACCACCCTGCACGGCACCGACATCACCCTGATCGGCCAGGAGCGCAACTTCTGGGAGATCACCCGCTTCTCCATCCAGAAGTCCGACGGCATCACCTCCGTCTCCGACTACCTCAAGAGCGAGACGGTCGACGCCTTCCAGGTCTCCGCCGACGACATCGAGGTGATCCCCAACTTCGTCGACCCCGAGGCGTACAACCGCCAGCGCTACCCCTGCTGGAAGACCGCCTTCCTGCGCGACGGCGAGAAGCTGGTGCTGCACGTCTCCAACTTCCGCCCCGTCAAGCGCGTGCGCGACGTGGTGCGGATCTTCGCCCGGCTCACGCGCGAGGTGCCCAGCCGCCTGGTGTTCGTGGGCGACGGCCCCGAGCGCCCGGAGGCCGCCGACGAGGCGCGGCTGCAGGGCGTCACCGACCGCGTGGTGTTCCTGGGGAAGCAGGACTCCGTGGCCGAGATCATGGCGTGCGCCGACCTGCTGCTGCTGCCGTCGCAGAACGAGTCGTTCGGCCTGGTGGCGCTGGAGGCGATGGCCAGCGGCGTCCCCGTGGTGGCGACCACGGCCGGCGGCCTCCCCGAGGTGGTGGACAGCGGCGAGACCGGCTACCTGGGCCCCGTCGGCGGCGTGGAGGAGATGGCGGAGGGGGCGATCGAGATCCTGCGCGACCCCGCGCGCTGGCGCGCCATGAGCGAGGCCGCCCGCGTGAGCGCCGTCGAGCGCTACGGCGTGGAGAGGGTCATCCCCCAGTACGAGCGCTACTACGAGCGCATCCTGGCCGGCGCGCCGAAGGAAGAGCCCGCGCTGGTGCCTGCCGATTGA
- a CDS encoding isoprenylcysteine carboxylmethyltransferase family protein has product MLRVLARLVADAALVAIPLFVSAGTLAWWRAWVLLAVLLLVRTVGAVAVYRVNPALLRERAGLPVHGDQPWTDRLLLLAVITTGFVGLPAIAGFDVFRWHVLPRPAPLLADLGLVLFTFGWGIKALALRANAFATTVVRLQRERKHALVDTGVYGIVRHPFYAGTPLVLAGLGLWLESYAAALFAVVPITFMVMRLELEERFLRRELLGYSEYAARVPHRLLPGIW; this is encoded by the coding sequence ATGCTCAGGGTCCTTGCCCGGCTCGTAGCCGATGCGGCACTGGTCGCGATCCCCCTCTTCGTTTCAGCCGGGACGCTCGCGTGGTGGCGCGCCTGGGTGCTGCTGGCGGTGCTGCTGCTCGTCAGGACTGTCGGCGCGGTCGCCGTATACCGTGTGAACCCCGCCCTGCTTCGAGAGCGTGCCGGGCTGCCGGTCCACGGTGATCAACCCTGGACCGACAGACTGCTCCTGCTTGCCGTGATAACCACGGGATTCGTGGGACTGCCGGCCATCGCCGGCTTCGACGTGTTCCGCTGGCATGTGCTGCCCCGGCCGGCGCCGCTGCTCGCCGACCTCGGCCTGGTCCTGTTTACGTTCGGGTGGGGAATCAAGGCCCTCGCGCTTCGGGCGAATGCTTTCGCGACCACCGTGGTCCGTTTGCAACGTGAGCGAAAGCATGCCCTGGTGGACACCGGGGTATACGGGATCGTGCGGCACCCGTTCTACGCCGGGACTCCGCTGGTCCTCGCAGGTCTGGGCTTGTGGTTGGAATCGTATGCCGCGGCGCTGTTCGCGGTCGTGCCGATCACTTTCATGGTGATGCGGCTCGAGCTGGAGGAACGCTTTCTCCGGCGCGAATTGCTTGGTTACAGTGAGTACGCGGCGCGCGTGCCGCATCGGCTGCTCCCGGGCATCTGGTAG